A genomic stretch from Pomacea canaliculata isolate SZHN2017 linkage group LG2, ASM307304v1, whole genome shotgun sequence includes:
- the LOC112556385 gene encoding 2-(3-amino-3-carboxypropyl)histidine synthase subunit 2-like isoform X1, with amino-acid sequence MMLAFSSSDDVMMTKLNVIQQGLAGFTELSKKYELKRCAEWIRDHNFVRVALQFPDQLLGDSVSVLSSLQEMVTANIFILGDTSYGSAFCSCCVDEVAGEHLQADCIIHYGPACLSPTQRLPVLYVFASCPVDIKHAAQQLESLCPDYSKPVLLMAETSYQHAVDSLYDELKGKYNGLVTSQLKMPDDVHEKSADSGEKSDNLSSGKADTQISTFCKCSRCFQLPPGVSLNECLVFFIGQEGLVLTNFMMTMNKCGFLTYDPATKICRQESLNVNKALMKRYYMIECAKDASIVGIVVGTLGISGTRDIIAHLRLLVRRAGKKCYTFVVGKLSVAKLANFMEVDVFVLVACPLNSLLDSSEFYRPVVTPYEMEVACNQAREWTGDYLTDFQELLPGSANYIQTTEGATDTTYVSLISNKLRRLGCSSGEDDGPNSASLILRSDAMGVASVEMAGDYLAQRSWKGLEQKLENTPIERVREGRRGLAMSYTHETE; translated from the exons ATGATGTTAGCATTCAGCAGTTCAGATGATGTCATGATGACTAAACTAAATGTAATCCAGCAAGGACTGGCAGGTTTCACCGAGCTGTCAAAGAAGTATGAGCTGAAAAGGTGTGCAGAGTGGATTCGTGATCACAACTTTGTCAGG gTAGCTCTTCAGTTTCCTGATCAGCTTTTAGGAGATTCGGTCTCAGTGCTGTCTAGTCTCCAAGAAATGGTTACAGCCAATATTTTCATACTGGGAGACACTTCATATGGAAG TGCTTTCTGCAGCTGCTGTGTGGATGAAGTGGCAGGAGAACATTTGCAGGCTGACTGCATTATTCACTATGGACCTGCCTGCCTCAGCCCCACCCAGCGACTTCCAGTACTGTATGTGTTTGCCTCATGTCCTGTGGATATTAAGCACGCAGCCCAACAGTTGGAAAGCCTGTGTCCAGACTACAGCAAGCCAGTTCTCCTGATGGCAGAGACCAGCTACCAGCATGCAGTGG actccCTTTATGATGAGctgaaaggaaaatataatgGACTTGTGACATCCCAGCTGAAGATGCCTGATGATGTTCACGAAAAGTCAGCAGATTCTGGAGAGAAATCTGACAATCTGTCCAGTGGGAAAGCAGATACACAGATTAGCACTTTCTGCAAGTGCAGTCGCTGTTTTCAGTTACCACCAGGTGTTTCACTGAATGAATGCTTAGTATTTTTTATAGGTCAAGAGGGTCTTGTCCTCACCAACTTTATGATGACCATGAATAAATGTGGTTTTCTGACATATGACCCAGCCACAAAGATCTGCAGGCAAGAAAGTCTTAATGTTAATAAAGCCCTCATGAAGAGATATTATATGATAGAGTGTGCTAAGGATGCATCCATTGTTGGGATTGTTGTGGGAACACTGGGCATTTCTGGCACACGGGATATAATAGCACACTTAAGGCTTTTGGTGAGAAGAGCAGGGAAAAAATGCTACACATTCGTGGTGGGTAAACTGAGTGTGGCCAAACTGGCCAATTTTATGGAGGTGGATGTGTTTGTACTTGTGGCATGCCCACTCAATTCATTGCTGGATTCAAGTGAGTTCTATCGACCAGTTGTGACACCATACGAGATGGAAGTCGCCTGTAACCAAGCCCGCGAGTGGACAGGAGATTACTTGACAGACTTTCAGGAACTTCTGCCAG GATCTGCCAATTACATTCAGACTACCGAAGGAGCTACTGATACTACATATGTGTCTTTGATCAGCAACAAACTGCGAAGGTTGGGATGTAGCTCAGGGGAGGATGATGGACCAAACTCAGCATCACTTATTCTGCGCTCAGATGCCATGGGTGTGGCATCTGTAGAAATGGCTG GTGATTATTTGGCACAACGGTCATGGAAAGGGCTGGAACAAAAACTGGAGAACACACCTATTGAGAGAGTACGTGAGGGACGCCGGGGTCTTGCGATGAGTTATACGCATGAGACAGAGTAA
- the LOC112557814 gene encoding gamma-glutamylaminecyclotransferase-like: MASKGELIFCYGTLKKGQPNNKIIIDETTGHAKFICQGCAKHKYPLIIASEYNIPYLLYAEGKGYNVRGDVYEVDEKKRDFLDDFEGHPTYYERMLTEIVVNNENAFDGEKQPKTLMCWAYFLKDFNQDLLDLKFYQNYDNFGSHGQRYVEGYLRPQSADETIKKYVKG, from the exons ATGGCTTCAAAAGGTGAATTGATTTTCTGCTATGGCACACTGAAGAAAGgccaaccaaacaacaagatCATAATCGATGAAACAACTGGACATGCCAAATTTATTTGTCAAGGTTGTGCTAAGCACAAATATCCACTAATCATTGCAAGTGAATACAACATTCCCTATCTGCTGTATGCAGAAGGCAAGGGCTAT aatGTGCGAGGAGATGTTTATGAagttgatgaaaagaaaagagacttTTTAGATGACTTTGAAGGACACCCAACATACTATGAGCGCATGCTAACTGAAATTGTGGTGAATAATGAAAATGCCTTTGATGGTGAAAAACAGCCGAAGACTTTGATGTGCTGGGCTTACTTTCTAAAGGATTTTAACCAGGACTTACTGGATCTAAAGTTCTATCAGAATTATGACAATTTTGGATCTCATGGTCAGAGATATGTAGAAGGTTATTTGAGACCTCAGTCTGCAgatgaaacaattaaaaaatatgtaaagggttga
- the LOC112556385 gene encoding 2-(3-amino-3-carboxypropyl)histidine synthase subunit 2-like isoform X2 — MMLAFSSSDDVMMTKLNVIQQGLAGFTELSKKYELKRCAEWIRDHNFVRVALQFPDQLLGDSVSVLSSLQEMVTANIFILGDTSYGSCCVDEVAGEHLQADCIIHYGPACLSPTQRLPVLYVFASCPVDIKHAAQQLESLCPDYSKPVLLMAETSYQHAVDSLYDELKGKYNGLVTSQLKMPDDVHEKSADSGEKSDNLSSGKADTQISTFCKCSRCFQLPPGVSLNECLVFFIGQEGLVLTNFMMTMNKCGFLTYDPATKICRQESLNVNKALMKRYYMIECAKDASIVGIVVGTLGISGTRDIIAHLRLLVRRAGKKCYTFVVGKLSVAKLANFMEVDVFVLVACPLNSLLDSSEFYRPVVTPYEMEVACNQAREWTGDYLTDFQELLPGSANYIQTTEGATDTTYVSLISNKLRRLGCSSGEDDGPNSASLILRSDAMGVASVEMAGDYLAQRSWKGLEQKLENTPIERVREGRRGLAMSYTHETE, encoded by the exons ATGATGTTAGCATTCAGCAGTTCAGATGATGTCATGATGACTAAACTAAATGTAATCCAGCAAGGACTGGCAGGTTTCACCGAGCTGTCAAAGAAGTATGAGCTGAAAAGGTGTGCAGAGTGGATTCGTGATCACAACTTTGTCAGG gTAGCTCTTCAGTTTCCTGATCAGCTTTTAGGAGATTCGGTCTCAGTGCTGTCTAGTCTCCAAGAAATGGTTACAGCCAATATTTTCATACTGGGAGACACTTCATATGGAAG CTGCTGTGTGGATGAAGTGGCAGGAGAACATTTGCAGGCTGACTGCATTATTCACTATGGACCTGCCTGCCTCAGCCCCACCCAGCGACTTCCAGTACTGTATGTGTTTGCCTCATGTCCTGTGGATATTAAGCACGCAGCCCAACAGTTGGAAAGCCTGTGTCCAGACTACAGCAAGCCAGTTCTCCTGATGGCAGAGACCAGCTACCAGCATGCAGTGG actccCTTTATGATGAGctgaaaggaaaatataatgGACTTGTGACATCCCAGCTGAAGATGCCTGATGATGTTCACGAAAAGTCAGCAGATTCTGGAGAGAAATCTGACAATCTGTCCAGTGGGAAAGCAGATACACAGATTAGCACTTTCTGCAAGTGCAGTCGCTGTTTTCAGTTACCACCAGGTGTTTCACTGAATGAATGCTTAGTATTTTTTATAGGTCAAGAGGGTCTTGTCCTCACCAACTTTATGATGACCATGAATAAATGTGGTTTTCTGACATATGACCCAGCCACAAAGATCTGCAGGCAAGAAAGTCTTAATGTTAATAAAGCCCTCATGAAGAGATATTATATGATAGAGTGTGCTAAGGATGCATCCATTGTTGGGATTGTTGTGGGAACACTGGGCATTTCTGGCACACGGGATATAATAGCACACTTAAGGCTTTTGGTGAGAAGAGCAGGGAAAAAATGCTACACATTCGTGGTGGGTAAACTGAGTGTGGCCAAACTGGCCAATTTTATGGAGGTGGATGTGTTTGTACTTGTGGCATGCCCACTCAATTCATTGCTGGATTCAAGTGAGTTCTATCGACCAGTTGTGACACCATACGAGATGGAAGTCGCCTGTAACCAAGCCCGCGAGTGGACAGGAGATTACTTGACAGACTTTCAGGAACTTCTGCCAG GATCTGCCAATTACATTCAGACTACCGAAGGAGCTACTGATACTACATATGTGTCTTTGATCAGCAACAAACTGCGAAGGTTGGGATGTAGCTCAGGGGAGGATGATGGACCAAACTCAGCATCACTTATTCTGCGCTCAGATGCCATGGGTGTGGCATCTGTAGAAATGGCTG GTGATTATTTGGCACAACGGTCATGGAAAGGGCTGGAACAAAAACTGGAGAACACACCTATTGAGAGAGTACGTGAGGGACGCCGGGGTCTTGCGATGAGTTATACGCATGAGACAGAGTAA
- the LOC112556386 gene encoding uncharacterized protein LOC112556386 has translation MSLSPLSPSFFEFDIDDTDNLNLSTPFMLYDMSDFLSSGATDKTPFHESDSGLSDPAAMSTCSSVSPTRDTDIMLDELLDNGQFRPFGICDNTPQYDGDSDDCFQNGINEDVMYDSSATILPPSGEQKNRRFTGIANPAVLPVDCGLVGGVPTVSVAVPKKKKLCRLQAQLSTSSEESTTISADTRSSYSCDQDFDVEENDYMMNEKSINSRQTVKADTPHNLKNPKQTLNNVKVVRVVRTQHDLPNTPDEVVKALEERNRKNAQQAKANRLRKKNYVGSLENEVREKKQLINQLEKHLEDTLEENSRLKTEVEYLKAVLSNQSALADLLKNIPNSQSVRLSSFLGSRKRTSAESDHDYSSTKRQCLQLQTEPKAGVCLHVDSNGVSLEFCHHCSEMSRAASEFV, from the coding sequence ATGTCTTTGTCACCTCTGTCACCATCTTTCTTCGAATTTGACATAGACGATACAGATAATTTGAATTTGTCCACTCCTTTCATGTTGTACGATATGAGCGACTTTTTATCTAGTGGTGCAACGGACAAGACCCCATTCCACGAGTCAGACAGTGGTCTATCCGATCCTGCAGCTATGTCGACTTGCTCAAGTGTCAGCCCAACCAGAGATACGGATATCATGTTGGATGAATTACTAGATAATGGTCAGTTTAGGCCATTCGGCATTTGTGATAACACGCCACAATACGACGGAGATAGTGATGACTGTTTTCAAAATGGCATCAACGAAGACGTGATGTATGATAGTTCTGCTACAATTCTGCCACCAAGTGGTGAGCAGAAGAATCGGAGATTCACTGGAATTGCAAACCCAGCTGTTTTGCCAGTGGATTGTGGATTAGTTGGGGGTGTTCCGACTGTAAGTGTGGCAGttcccaagaaaaaaaagctttgtcgTCTGCAAGCACAACTGTCAACAAGCAGTGAAGAGTCGACAACCATTTCAGCAGATACTCGAAGCAGCTATTCTTGTGATCAGGACTTTGATGTGGAAGAAAATGACTATATGATGAATGAGAAATCTATTAATTCAAGGCAGACAGTTAAAGCTGACACCCCACACAACTTGAAGAATCCAAAACAGACACTTAATAATGTGAAGGTTGTGCGTGTTGTCCGCACACAACACGATCTGCCTAATACTCCTGATGAAGTAGTGAAGGCACTTGAAGAACGTAATCGAAAAAATGCTCAACAGGCCAAGGCTAATCGCCTCAGGAAAAAGAACTATGTTGGTAGCCTTGAAAATgaggtgagagaaaaaaaacagttgattAATCAGCTAGAAAAGCATCTGGAAGATACACTTGAAGAGAACAGCAGATTAAAGACTGAAGTTGAGTATTTAAAAGCAGTGCTTTCAAACCAAAGTGCCCTGGCTGATCTCCTTAAAAACATTCCTAACTCTCAGAGTGTCAGACTATCATCCTTCCTTGGGTCAAGGAAAAGAACATCTGCAGAAAGTGATCATGACTACTCATCTACCAAGAGGCAATGTTTGCAGTTGCAGACAGAGCCAAAAGCTGGGGTGTGTCTCCATGTTGACAGCAATGGTGTTTCTTTGGAGTTCTGTCATCACTGTTCAGAGATGTCACGTGCTGCTTCAGAATTTGTGTGA
- the LOC112557448 gene encoding protein CDV3 homolog: MTDSSLDDFFAKKDKSKKKTKSKLSSTDVLAKPDETPRKAKKKKDKEQPGGPGLSSVPQGTLKKEEEDEEWKDFEEEKKVDYSGLRIQTLQISKDEEEREGGESDEDDGEEGDDRREGASGPWNKSAAPGTPSNASAFSQESEDKKEGAAGKKYVPPAQRTATPANPPRRKKEAPNISSEIDFPSLGGYQPPTASAWGSKSKFETSGTGDVETNPDHRRGVNLTLENKFSALQD, translated from the exons ATGACTGACTCGAGTCTTGACGACTTTTTTgccaaaaaagacaaaagcaagaaaaaaacgAAATCTAAACTTTCGTCGACAGACGTCTTAGCAAAGCCGGATGAGACCCCgaggaaagcaaagaaaaagaaagacaaagagcaACCAGGAGGTCCAGGGTTGTCGTCTGTACCGCaaggaactttaaaaaaagaggag GAAGATGAAGAATGGAAAGATTttgaggaggaaaaaaaggtgGATTACTCCGGCCTTCGAATTCAAACTCTTCAAATCAG caaagatgaagaagaaagagaagggggaGAGTCGGATGAAGATGACGGTGAGGAGGGTGATGATCGCCGTGAAGGAGCCTCAGGGCCTTGGAACAAGAGTGCAGCACCTGGCACTCCCTCAAATGCTTCAGCCTTCTCCCAag AATCAGAGGATAAAAAGGAAGGTGCTGCTGGCAAAAAGTATGTTCCACCAGCTCAAAGAACAGCAACACCAGCAAACCCTCCTCGGCGCAAGAAGGAGGCTCCAAACATCTCAAGTGAAATTGACTTTCCATCTCTTGGTGGATACCAGCCACCCACTGCTTCTGCCTG GGGCTCAAAGTCCAAGTTCGAAACAAGTGGCACTGGTGATGTGGAAACAAATCCTGACCACAGAAGAGGAGTCAACCTGAccttagaaaataaattttctgctTTGCAAGATTGA
- the LOC112556385 gene encoding 2-(3-amino-3-carboxypropyl)histidine synthase subunit 2-like isoform X4, producing MVTANIFILGDTSYGSCCVDEVAGEHLQADCIIHYGPACLSPTQRLPVLYVFASCPVDIKHAAQQLESLCPDYSKPVLLMAETSYQHAVDSLYDELKGKYNGLVTSQLKMPDDVHEKSADSGEKSDNLSSGKADTQISTFCKCSRCFQLPPGVSLNECLVFFIGQEGLVLTNFMMTMNKCGFLTYDPATKICRQESLNVNKALMKRYYMIECAKDASIVGIVVGTLGISGTRDIIAHLRLLVRRAGKKCYTFVVGKLSVAKLANFMEVDVFVLVACPLNSLLDSSEFYRPVVTPYEMEVACNQAREWTGDYLTDFQELLPGSANYIQTTEGATDTTYVSLISNKLRRLGCSSGEDDGPNSASLILRSDAMGVASVEMAGDYLAQRSWKGLEQKLENTPIERVREGRRGLAMSYTHETE from the exons ATGGTTACAGCCAATATTTTCATACTGGGAGACACTTCATATGGAAG CTGCTGTGTGGATGAAGTGGCAGGAGAACATTTGCAGGCTGACTGCATTATTCACTATGGACCTGCCTGCCTCAGCCCCACCCAGCGACTTCCAGTACTGTATGTGTTTGCCTCATGTCCTGTGGATATTAAGCACGCAGCCCAACAGTTGGAAAGCCTGTGTCCAGACTACAGCAAGCCAGTTCTCCTGATGGCAGAGACCAGCTACCAGCATGCAGTGG actccCTTTATGATGAGctgaaaggaaaatataatgGACTTGTGACATCCCAGCTGAAGATGCCTGATGATGTTCACGAAAAGTCAGCAGATTCTGGAGAGAAATCTGACAATCTGTCCAGTGGGAAAGCAGATACACAGATTAGCACTTTCTGCAAGTGCAGTCGCTGTTTTCAGTTACCACCAGGTGTTTCACTGAATGAATGCTTAGTATTTTTTATAGGTCAAGAGGGTCTTGTCCTCACCAACTTTATGATGACCATGAATAAATGTGGTTTTCTGACATATGACCCAGCCACAAAGATCTGCAGGCAAGAAAGTCTTAATGTTAATAAAGCCCTCATGAAGAGATATTATATGATAGAGTGTGCTAAGGATGCATCCATTGTTGGGATTGTTGTGGGAACACTGGGCATTTCTGGCACACGGGATATAATAGCACACTTAAGGCTTTTGGTGAGAAGAGCAGGGAAAAAATGCTACACATTCGTGGTGGGTAAACTGAGTGTGGCCAAACTGGCCAATTTTATGGAGGTGGATGTGTTTGTACTTGTGGCATGCCCACTCAATTCATTGCTGGATTCAAGTGAGTTCTATCGACCAGTTGTGACACCATACGAGATGGAAGTCGCCTGTAACCAAGCCCGCGAGTGGACAGGAGATTACTTGACAGACTTTCAGGAACTTCTGCCAG GATCTGCCAATTACATTCAGACTACCGAAGGAGCTACTGATACTACATATGTGTCTTTGATCAGCAACAAACTGCGAAGGTTGGGATGTAGCTCAGGGGAGGATGATGGACCAAACTCAGCATCACTTATTCTGCGCTCAGATGCCATGGGTGTGGCATCTGTAGAAATGGCTG GTGATTATTTGGCACAACGGTCATGGAAAGGGCTGGAACAAAAACTGGAGAACACACCTATTGAGAGAGTACGTGAGGGACGCCGGGGTCTTGCGATGAGTTATACGCATGAGACAGAGTAA
- the LOC112556385 gene encoding 2-(3-amino-3-carboxypropyl)histidine synthase subunit 2-like isoform X3 — MVTANIFILGDTSYGSAFCSCCVDEVAGEHLQADCIIHYGPACLSPTQRLPVLYVFASCPVDIKHAAQQLESLCPDYSKPVLLMAETSYQHAVDSLYDELKGKYNGLVTSQLKMPDDVHEKSADSGEKSDNLSSGKADTQISTFCKCSRCFQLPPGVSLNECLVFFIGQEGLVLTNFMMTMNKCGFLTYDPATKICRQESLNVNKALMKRYYMIECAKDASIVGIVVGTLGISGTRDIIAHLRLLVRRAGKKCYTFVVGKLSVAKLANFMEVDVFVLVACPLNSLLDSSEFYRPVVTPYEMEVACNQAREWTGDYLTDFQELLPGSANYIQTTEGATDTTYVSLISNKLRRLGCSSGEDDGPNSASLILRSDAMGVASVEMAGDYLAQRSWKGLEQKLENTPIERVREGRRGLAMSYTHETE; from the exons ATGGTTACAGCCAATATTTTCATACTGGGAGACACTTCATATGGAAG TGCTTTCTGCAGCTGCTGTGTGGATGAAGTGGCAGGAGAACATTTGCAGGCTGACTGCATTATTCACTATGGACCTGCCTGCCTCAGCCCCACCCAGCGACTTCCAGTACTGTATGTGTTTGCCTCATGTCCTGTGGATATTAAGCACGCAGCCCAACAGTTGGAAAGCCTGTGTCCAGACTACAGCAAGCCAGTTCTCCTGATGGCAGAGACCAGCTACCAGCATGCAGTGG actccCTTTATGATGAGctgaaaggaaaatataatgGACTTGTGACATCCCAGCTGAAGATGCCTGATGATGTTCACGAAAAGTCAGCAGATTCTGGAGAGAAATCTGACAATCTGTCCAGTGGGAAAGCAGATACACAGATTAGCACTTTCTGCAAGTGCAGTCGCTGTTTTCAGTTACCACCAGGTGTTTCACTGAATGAATGCTTAGTATTTTTTATAGGTCAAGAGGGTCTTGTCCTCACCAACTTTATGATGACCATGAATAAATGTGGTTTTCTGACATATGACCCAGCCACAAAGATCTGCAGGCAAGAAAGTCTTAATGTTAATAAAGCCCTCATGAAGAGATATTATATGATAGAGTGTGCTAAGGATGCATCCATTGTTGGGATTGTTGTGGGAACACTGGGCATTTCTGGCACACGGGATATAATAGCACACTTAAGGCTTTTGGTGAGAAGAGCAGGGAAAAAATGCTACACATTCGTGGTGGGTAAACTGAGTGTGGCCAAACTGGCCAATTTTATGGAGGTGGATGTGTTTGTACTTGTGGCATGCCCACTCAATTCATTGCTGGATTCAAGTGAGTTCTATCGACCAGTTGTGACACCATACGAGATGGAAGTCGCCTGTAACCAAGCCCGCGAGTGGACAGGAGATTACTTGACAGACTTTCAGGAACTTCTGCCAG GATCTGCCAATTACATTCAGACTACCGAAGGAGCTACTGATACTACATATGTGTCTTTGATCAGCAACAAACTGCGAAGGTTGGGATGTAGCTCAGGGGAGGATGATGGACCAAACTCAGCATCACTTATTCTGCGCTCAGATGCCATGGGTGTGGCATCTGTAGAAATGGCTG GTGATTATTTGGCACAACGGTCATGGAAAGGGCTGGAACAAAAACTGGAGAACACACCTATTGAGAGAGTACGTGAGGGACGCCGGGGTCTTGCGATGAGTTATACGCATGAGACAGAGTAA